The Cellulophaga sp. RHA19 genome includes the window GAGACAAAAAGACCTATAAAATGTCCGGATTATGTGTTAAAAAAGATTGATGATTTTTACGACCTTTAATTTTGAATTTTTATATACTGCATGGTATCAAAAATGTTGAAAACTTCTTCAGCTTTTGTTTTTCTAACAGAGATTACATAAGTGCAGTTAGCTTCCAATTTTTGAGATACAATGTCTAGTTTTTTTTGCTTTATAACGCGCATTACGCTATTCATATCTTTGTAGTCAAAAGTAAGAGTGTATAGTTGTGTTATTATTTTCTTTTTAATTTCTGCTTCGTCCAATGCAATTTGTGCAGCGGTCCTGTAGGCGCTTATTAATCCGCCAACACCTAGTTTTGTGCCTCCAAATATACGAGCAACTGCAACAAGTACATTTGTAAGGTCATAAGCTTGTATTTGGCCATAAATAGGTAAGCCTGCAGAATTGTTAGGTTCTCCGTCATCATTGGCTCTATATCGTACGTTATCTGTGCCTAATTGCCACGCATAGCAGACGTGGTTTGCGGTGTGGTGTTGTTTCTTTAATTCTTCAATAATAGGTTTAACGTCATCTTCTGTAGTTATGGGGAATACGTAACCAAAGAATTTGCTTTTTCGGTCTTTATATAAAATTTCTGGGCTTGGATTGTCTATAGTTAAATACGTGTCTTTTTCTTTATTCATATTACAATGCCATTAAAATTATACTACATACAGCCAAGCTAATCCCTATCCAGTTTTTAGCGCTTAGTTTTTCTTTAAAAAATAATATACCAATTAGTGTGGTAAACAAAACAATTGCAACATTGTTAATTGTAAAAATTGATGCACTAGAAAAATCGGATCCACGTAATGCTTTTATTAAAAAATAAATTGAAAAAAAGTTAGGAATACCAAGAAAAACACCTGCTATCACGTTTTTTAAGTTAATTTTTAGGGGGTATTTTTTTGCTCTTACTAGTATAAAAATGATACCAAATAAACCAGCGGCTATAAATATAACTGAAGAAAATAAGGGTATTTTTTGCTCATCTACGTGTGCTTCTTCTAAATATTTAATAGTAATATCTATGGTTCCGGAACCAATAAACACTAAAAAAGGAAGTAGAAGAGATTTTATATTAAACGTACCAGTATTTTTTTTTATTGAAGCAAGATAAACAGCTGAAAGCGCAAGTAATATACCTGTTGTTTTTAGCGTGGTTAGGTTTTCATTATACATAAAAATACCGCCAAGTACAGGAATTACTAAAGACATTTTTGTAGAAACTGAAGCAACGGAAACGCCTAGTTCTTGAGACGTTTTTGCCATAATGTAAAAAACTAATATAAATAGTATTCCTAAAAATAAGGCACCTCCAAACCAAGACTCATTTTGTAGTTCTGTGGGTTTAATTGGGGTGTTGTAAAATGATAGTCCAACTAGGCAAGCCACAAAATAATTTGTAATTATAGCATATAGCGTTTGTACTTTATAAATATGAAATAGCTTAAATACTATAAAGATTAAACTAGAAAATAAAATGCTTAATACTAAATTTATCATACCTATAATTTGCTCTTTAGGTTGATGATGTCTTCTTTGCCAACTTGTAAATTCCAGCTTTTAATTCCTAATTTTTCTGCGGCAATTGTATTTTCTTTGGTATCATCAATAAAAAAAGATTCTTTAGCCTTTAAGTTGTTTTCTTTTAATACAAACTCATAAATAGCAGCGTCTGGTTTTCTAAAATTTATTAAGTGTGACAAATAAAACTGTTCAAAACAATTTTTGAACCTATTGTATCTGTCAATATTCATATTTTTAATTACTTGTTCTATGTGTAATTCATTGGTATTGCTAAGTAAAAACAAGCGGTAATTAGTTTCTTTGGCAAGAGTTTCAATAAACGTTAATCGTTCTTCAGGAAAATCTAATATAATTTTGTTCCAAGCAATTTTAAGTTGTTCTGGTGTAGCTGTTGTAAAAATTTTATTTGTATCAGCTATAAAATCATCAGAAGAGATTAACCCTTTTTCATAACTCTTCATTAGTGTGTCTAATTCTGGAGTTATTTCTGTAAAACCAAATTTACTCAATTCTAAAGCGGTTGCTGTTTTGTCTAGATTTATAAAAATATCGCCAAAATCAAAAATTATATTCTTAATCATTGTTGTAAATCTTTAAAATGTCGGTTTTAATGTTGGTTGTGGTTTTTAGGTTTCCTTTAAACACTGGAGCTTTAATGCCATCTTTAAATGTAGATACTCCTTTAAAAACTCTTGCTTCATCCCAAAGGTTAGCATCAATAAACGTTTGTAATGTTTTAGTGCCTCCTTCTATAATTACACTAAGGATATTTTGTTTGTGCAAAACTCTACAAATTTCAGTAGCTAATGGTTTTTTAAAGTCTATTTCTTCGTAGTTAATACCATCTAGTTGCTTTTCATGATTAGCTTTCTCGGTAAGTACAATCGTATTTACAGATGTATCTAATATGTTTTTATTTATATCAATCTTTAGGTTTTTGTCTAAAACAATTCTTGTGGGAGGTGTGCCATACCAATTTCTAACATCTAATTTAGGATTGTCTTTTATAACTGTATTTGTGCCTACTAAAATTCCTTGTTCCTCGCTTCTCCATTGGTGTACAAGTTGTCTAGATGCTTTATTAGTTATCCAAAAAGGTTCTGGAGTATTGTTTCGTTTTTCTTGTAACGGGGCAATAAAGCCATCACTAGTTTCTGCCCATTTTAATACTATATAAGGTCTCTTTTTCTCGTAAAAGCATAAAAAACGCTTATGATGATCTCTACATTCCTTCTCTAAAACACCTATTGTTACATTGCATCCTGCCTTTTTAAGTTTTTTAATTCCGTTACCAGCTACTTTTTCATGCGGATCTTTTAACCCTATAACAACATTAGGTATTTTATGTTTTACAATTAAATCTGCGCAAGGTGGAGTTTTTCCGTAGTGGGAGCAAGGCTCCAAGGTAACATATATAGTAGCTTCTTTTAAAGCTAGTTTGTCCTTAACGCTTTTTATTGCATTAACTTCTGCGTGGGAGCCTCCGTACGGAGAAGTAAAACCCTCTCCAATTATTACATTGTTATGCACAATTACTGCGCCAACCATTGGGTTTGGAAAAGTAGAACCTAAACCGTTTTTGGCAATTTCTATACAACGTAAAATGTATTTTTCATGTATCTTCACTTCGCAAAAATAGAATAATATTAAGATATAGTATTTGTTTCATGGATAATGTAGTAATAAGGCCTATTTTACAAAAAGATAATGCATCTGTAGCAGAGGTAATTAGGCAAGTGTTGGTAGATCTTGGTGTTCCAAAAGTTGGTACTGCTTATGCAGATAAAGCATTAGATTCTATGTATGAAAACTATAATGTACCCAAAGCAACTTATTTTGTAGCAGAAGTAAATGGCAAAATTTTAGGTTGTGCAGGAGTAGCACAATTAGAAAATTATGATAGTGATACTTGCGAATTGCAAAAAATGTATTTTTTAGAAGAGGCAAGGGGTAAAGGTTTAGGAAGTAAAATGATGGATGCTTGTATTTCTAAGGCGCGTGAGTATCGTTTTAAAAAGTGTTATTTAGAGACAATGCCATATATGAAAGATGCTCAAAAACTATATAAAAAAACAGGTTTTAAGTATATAGATTGCCGTATGGGAGATACGGGGCATTATTCTTGCCCTGTTTTTATGTTATTAGAGCTTTAGTTGATAGGTTTTATATATTGATTTTTTAGTATGTTGTTAAAAGAAATAAAGAAAATTTTTCATATAGAATTAGATGCTATGTATCCTGTAGAAGAGGTAGATAGTTTTTTTTATATGACTATAGAGCATTATCTTAAATTAGAAAGATTTATACTTGCTATGCAACCAGATTATGTGGTTAAAAAAGAAGAGGAAGGTGTTTTGTTTTCTACCATAGAACAGTTAAAAAAAAATGTACCAATACAGTATATTTTTAAAACTGCACATTTTATGGGGTTAGATTTTAACGTAAATTCTAATGTGTTAATTCCTAGGCCAGAAACAGAAGAATTGGTAAGTTGGATTTTAAGTGAAGTGGACATTAATCAAGAAATTACTATTCTAGATATTGGCACAGGTAGTGGCTGTATAGCTATTAGTTTGGCTAAAAACTTGCCTAAGGCAAAGGTGTTTGCTTTGGATGTTTCTAAAAATGCTTTAGAGGTTGCAAAAAATAATGCAGAAGCCAATAATGTATCGGTAACTTTTATAGAAAAAAGTATATTAGAAGAACCTAATCTTAAGCAAAAATTTGATGTTATTGTATCTAATCCGCCTTATGTTAGGGAGTTAGAAAAGGTAGAAATGAATGCAAACGTATTAGATAACGAGCCAAGTTTGGCATTGTTTGTTTCTGATAATAAGCCACTTGTGTTTTACGATGCAATTACAAATTTTGCAGTAAATTATTTGGTAGATGGTGGTAAGTTGTATTTTGAAATTAACCAATATTTAGGAAAAGAAACAAAGGCCCTTTTAGAGAAGCACGATTATAAAAACATCATTTTAAAAAAAGATATGTTTGGTAATGATAGGATGTTAAAAGGGGAAATTGAAAATTAGTTTTAATAAAAAATATTCATTCAGTCTACTAAAAATACTGAATAAGAAAAAATAGAAGTAAGAATGTCTGTAAAAGAGCAAATTGAAGCATTGCGTGATGAGCTACGCAAACACAATCATAATTATTATGTTTTAGATACACCAACAATATCAGATTACGATTTTGATATCAAGTTAAAAGAATTACAAGCCTTAGAAGCTAAGCATCCAGAATTTTATGATGCTAATTCGCCAACATTACGTGTTGGAGGAGAAATCACTAAAAACTTTAATACAGTTGTGCATGAGCATAGAATGTATTCTTTAGATAACTCTTATTCTAAAGAAGATTTGTTAGACTGGGAAAAACGTGTAGAAAAAATATTAGGAGACTCTAATATAGAATTTACGTGCGAGTTAAAGTATGATGGGGCTTCAATAAGTTTAACTTATGAAGATGGTAAATTAGTACGTGCAGTTACCCGTGGAGATGGTTTTCAGGGAGATGAAGTAACAACTAATATTAAAACCATAAAATCTGTTCCATTACAGTTAAAAGGAGATTACCCTCCTAAATTTGATATTAGAGGAGAAATTGTATTGCCTTTTGAGGGTTTTCATAAAATGAATGAAGAGCGAGTAGCAAATGGCGAAGATCCTTATATGAACCCCAGAAATACAGCATCTGGTAGTTTAAAATTACAAGATAGCTCTTTGGTTGCTCAACGTCCTTTAGAGTGTTTATTGTATAGTGTTGTTGGGGCTAACTTAAATTTAGAAACTCAGTTTGATGCATTAGAAAAAACACGTTCCTGGGGGTTTAAAGTGCCAACTGTAGCTAAACTTTGTAAAAGTGTAGATGAAGTTATGGCTTTTGTAGAGTATTGGGATGTTCATAGGCATGAGTTGCCTTATGAAACAGATGGAGTAGTGGTTAAAGTAAATACATTACGTTACCAAGAAGAGCTAGGATATACTTCTAAATCTCCACGTTGGGCAATGGCTTATAAATTTAAAGCAGAGCAGGTTTCTACGGTTTTAAATGAAATAAGTTACCAAGTTGGTCGTACAGGAGCAATTACTCCTGTTGCTAATTTAGAGCCTGTTTTGTTGGCAGGTACAACGGTAAAAAGAGCATCATTGCATAATGCAGATCAAATAGAAAAATTAGATGTTAGAGTAGGAGATACTGTTTTTGTAGAAAAAGGAGGAGAGATAATCCCTAAAATTGTTGGTGTTAATTTAGAGGTAAGACCACAAGATTCCCTACCTACGCATTACATAGAGCATTGCCCAGAATGCAATACAGAATTAATTAGAACAGAGGGCGATGCAAAGCATTATTGCCCTAATGAATATGGTTGTCCGCCACAAATAACAGGTAAAATTCAGCATTTTATATCCAGAAAAGCAATGGATATAGACGGTTTAGGTAGTGAAACGGTAGAGTTACTATTTAAAGAAGGTTTGATAAAGAATTATGCAGACTTGTATACCTTAACAGTAGAACAATTACTGCCGTTAGAGCGTATGGCAAAAAAATCTGCAGAGAATCTTGTAAAAGGTGTTGCGGCTTCTGTAGAGATACCTTTTGAGCGTGTTTTGTTTGCTTTAGGAATACGATTTGTAGGTGAAACGGTAGCTAAGAAATTAGCAAAGGCTTATAAAAATATAGATGCTTTAATGTATGCTTCTGCATTAGAATTAGCTACAGTAGATGAAATAGGAGAGCGTATAGCTTCTAGTGTGGTAGAGTTTTTTCAGAATGAAATTAATTTAGAGAGTATAAATAGGTTAAAAAGCTACGGACTTCAATTTCAGGTGTCTGCAGAAAAACTTTTAAATCAGACTGAAAAATTAAAAGGAGAAACATATGTAGTATCTGGAGTTTTTGAAATGAGTAGAAACGACCTTAAAAAATTAATAGAGGATAATGGAGGTAAAGTTGGTTCTTCTATTTCATCTAAAACTTCTTTTTTAATAGCTGGCGATAAAATGGGGCCTAGCAAACGTACAAAGGCTGAGAGTTTAAATATCCCAATTATAACAGAGAAAGATTTTTTAACAAAGCTCGGTTAAATTTTAAAAATAGTAATAGATTGTAAATCAATATTTTGTAATTAGCTTCCTTGTGTGATTTAATATTTGTTATATTTATAACAAAATGTTTTATTTAAAAAACAAAGTAGCTTTGTATCTTTGCATTAAATTGTGCTAGATAATAATTACATTTGTGTAAATGTAAAATTGCATGTTAAAAGGCATAAAAAATAAATTTAAGCGCAAGGCAGCGGTAAAATTTTTAAACGAAAATAAAAACAAGCGTGTTACTTGTTCTAGAATAAAAAAAGGAATAAGTAAGGTTGGTTGTATTGTAGATTTGGACAATGTTCCAGACGGTACAGTTTTTAACGAGTTTATTAAGGAGTTTTCTTTGCAGCCAAATGCATTAAAAATTATAGGTTACAAAGCAGAGCATGATAAAAACTCTCCTTATTCAACTCCGGTTTTTTCGGAGGAAGATTTAGGTTGGGGAGCAAAAATAGAAAATAGTTACGCATTAGAATTTTTAGATAATGAGTATGATATGCTTATTAGTTATTATACAGAAGATAACTTATTGTTGCAATTGGTAACTATGCAGTCTAAAGCTAGGTTAAAAGTTGGTTTTGGAGAAGTTGATGAGAATTTAAATGATTTAATCTTAAATATACCAATTAAAGATTTTAGCATTTTTAAAAAAGAGCTGGGAAAATATCTCTCAGTTTTAAATGAAATATAAAAAGAACGTACTACTATGTAAAGCACGTTCTTAAATTTTGATGATTAAATTTATACGTGTGAAAGAGTTAGTTGGTACTGGTGTTGCGCTAGTTACGCCCTTTAAGTCAGATTTGTCTGTAGATGTTACAGCGTTGCAAAATATTGTAGAATACAATATAGCTAATGGTATTAATTATTTAGTGGTTCTAGGAACTACAGGAGAACCTGCAACACTTACAGCAGAAGAAAAACAGTTGGTTATAGATACTGTTGTTAAGGTAAATGCCAGGAGATTACCTTTAGTATTGGGTGTTGGAGGCAATAATACAATGGCTGTTGTTGCAGAACTTAAAGAAAGAGATTTAAGTGATTTTGCTGCAGTTTTATCTGTTTCACCTTATTACAATAAGCCAACTCAAGAAGGAATTTATCAGCATTTTAAAGCTATGTCTTTAGCGTCACCTAAGCCAATTATAGTGTATAACGTACCTGGCAGAACAGGTAGCAATATGTTGGCATCTACAACGGTTAGGTTAGCAAAAGACTTTAGTAATATTGTTGCTATTAAAGAAGCTTGCGGAGATATGGTACAAATACTGTCTATCATAAAAGATAAGCCAAAAGACTTTATGGTTATTTCTGGAGACGATTTTACAGCATTATCTACTGTTTTAGCAGGAGGTTCTGGAGTTATTTCTGTAATAGGACAAGGCATTCCTGCAGAATTTTCTAAAATTATATCTTTAGGGTTAGAAAATAATGCGGCAGATGCACATTTGTTGTATAATAAAGTACACGATATTATAGATTATATTTTTAGAGAAGGAAATCCTGCAGGTATAAAAGCAATTTTTGATTATTTAGAATTATCTACAGCTAAAGTTCGTTTACCTTTATTAGAAGCTACGCCAGAATTAAAGTCAACAATAAATGGGTTTATGAATAGTTTTAATAAGCAAATGGCTTAACTTTTTATCATTTTAATAAAATATTAAGTTAAAACTTAGCCAAAAACTAGTGCAAACAATATTGGCATTCCTATTTTAGCGGTATAAAAAATGTTTTTTATATCCGTATAGAATGACTAATTTTGCAAAATGTTTTTAAGAATGAAGAAAATATTACCTCTTTTATTATTGGTGTTAGTCTTGGGCTCTTGTAGTGAATACCAAAAAGTATTAAAAAACCAAGATATTAAAGCTAAATATGAAATGGCCGAAAAGTTTTACAACGAAGGCGATTTTAAAAGAGCTAACCGTTTGTTTGAGCAAATAACACCTAAATATGTAGGTAAGCCACAAGGTGAGCGTGTAATGTTTTTTAACGCAAATAGCTACTATGAAATAAGAATGTACAATGATGCTGGTTATCATTTTGAGCGTTTTATAAAAGCATATCCTAGAAGTGAAAAAGTGCAAGAAGCTTCTTTTATGGGAGCTAAGAGTTATGCTCACTTGTCTCGTAACTATTCTTTAGATCAGACAGATACAGATAAGGCATTGTTAAAGATGCAGAATTTTATAAATACATACCCAGATTCTGAGTATTTAGCAGAAGCAAATGAGATTGCTGCTAAGCTGATAACTAAAAAAGAAAAAAAATCTATAGAAATTGCAAAGCAATTTACTAAATTAGGTGAGTTTTACGATTTAGAATACTCTATATCAGCAATTAAAGCATTAGAAAACTTTATGATAGACAATCCAGGTTCTATTTATAAAGAAGAAGCATTATATTATAAAACGCTTGCAGCTTATAATTTAGCAATAAACAGTCATCCTTATAAAAAGGAAGAACGTTTAAAAAATGCTAATGAAGCATACGGTAAGTTAATGAAGACTTTTCCTGAAACAGAATTTGCTAAAAAGGCAAATAATATGAAGGAGAAAATAGATAAAGAATTACAAAATTATTCAAAATAAATATTAGGCTATGAATATGAACGACTTGAAGAATTCAAAAGCAGCTGTATCTACAACTACCATTAATAAGAATGAGTTTGATGCTGGTACAGGGAATATATACGAAGCAATTTCTATAGTTTCTAAAAGAGCAATACAGATTAATTCTGATATTAAAAAAGAACTTTTAGAAAAGTTAGAAGAGTTTGCTACGTACAACGATAGTTTAGATGAAATTTTTGAAAACAAAGAGCAAATTGAAGTTTCTAAGTTTTATGAAAAATTACCAAAGCCGCACGCGTTAGCAGTAACAGAGTGGTTAGAGGATAGAATATACCATAGAAATACAGCGAAAGACTCATAGAGATGTTAGGTGGTAAAAATATCCTTTTAGGAATAACCGGAGGTATTGCCGCATACAAAACTACATTTCTTGTTCGCTTACTAATAAAAGCTGGCGCTAACGTTAAAGTTATTTTAACGGATAGCGCCAGCTCTTTTGTTTCTCCACTTACCTTAGCTACGCTATCTAAAAATCCAGTATTAACATCTTTTGTTAGTGAGGGTAAAGAAGAAGGAATATCTTGGAACAATCATGTAGAAATGGGTTTGTGGGCAGATTTAATGGTTATTGCTCCGGCAACAGCAAATACTTTGTCTAAAATGGCAAATGGTGTTTGTGATAATTTATTATTGGCAACGTATTTATCTGCTAAATGTCCTGTGTTTTTTGCTCCGGCAATGGATTTAGATATGTATAAGCATCCGTCTACTTTGGCTTCTTTTGATAAGCTTAATTCTTTTGGTAATATTATGATACCTGCAGGGGAAGGTGAGTTAGCTAGTGGTTTACACGGTGAAGGTAGAATGGCAGAGCCAGAAGATATAGTGCAGCACTTAAAACAATTTTTAAATACAGGTTTGCCGCTAAGTGGTAAAAAAGTGATTATTACAGCTGGTCCTACTTATGAAGCAATAGATCCTGTGCGTTTTATAGGCAATCACTCATCTGGTAAAATGGGGTATGAGCTTGCTTTGGCAGCAGCAAACAAAGGAGCTAAAGTAGTTTTAGTTTCTGGCCCGTCACACCTAACTATTTCTCATGATAATGTTACACTTGTACGTGTAAAATCTGCAGATGAAATGTATGATGAAGTACATAAACATTATGCGCATTTTGATATTGCTATATGTGCTGCTGCAGTTGCAGACTATAAGCCTAAAACTATTGCAGATCAAAAAATAAAAAAGAATGATGCTGAGATGCAAATAACTCTTGTTAAAAATAAGGATATTTTATTTTCTTTAGGAGAACAAAAGAAGCATCAATTTTTAGTAGGCTTTGCGTTAGAGACTCAAAACGAAGTGGAAAACGCTACAAAAAAGCTTAAAAAGAAGAATTTAGATATTATAATACTTAACTCTTTAAATGATACAGGAGCTGGTTTTGGAAAATCAACCAATAAAATATCAATTATAGATAAGAAATTAAATATAAAAACGTTTAAACTAAAGACAAAGGCAGATGTTGCCTTAGATATTGTAAATGAAATTATTATAAAAACGAATGTATAAATTTATAATTGCTTTTTTTTGTTTTGCTATTTTTTCTACTGCCACGGCACAAGAACTTAACTGTACAGTAACAGTAAACTCTGACCAAGTAGGGCAAACAAACCAGCAAGTTTTTAAAACATTAGAGCGTGCGCTTAATGATTTTATGAATAAAACTAAGTGGACAAATCGTATTTACAAAGAGCAAGAACGTGTAAACTCTAGAATGTTTATTACTGTTACAGAGTACTCATCTAATAGTTTTAAAGCAAATATTCAAATACAATCTTCTAGACCTGTTTTTAACACATCATACGAGACACCTATTTTTAATTATAAAGACAATCAGTTTAATTTTAATTATATAGAATTTCAACCATTGGTGTATAACCAAAATACGTTTGATTCTAATTTGGTAGGTGTAATGTCTTACTATGCATATGTTATGTTAGGTTTAGATGCAGATAGTTTTGCTCTAGAGGGAGGTACAGAACATTTTAAAAAAGCACAAGGTATTGTTACTCAAGCTCAGGGTAGTAGTGCAGCAGGGTGGAGTCAGTCTTCTAGTGAAAGAACTCGTTTTGAGCTTGTAGATAACATTTTATCTAACGCTTACAGGGAATATAGAGTTGCAATGTATAACTACCATAGAAAAGGTATGGATGTGCTTGCAGATAATAACAGTACAGGAAAACAAGTAATTTCTGGTACAATACGCTTGCTGTCTACTATAGCTAAGCGTAGAACTAATGCGTTTGTGTTGCAAACATTTTTTGATGCAAAATCAGATGAAATAGTAAGTATTTTTTCTGATGGTCCAAAAATGGATGTGGTAAAACTTAAAGAAGTTTTAAATACAGCCGCACCTTTTTATTCTAGTACGTGGAATAAAATAAAATATTAACCCTCACTTTTTATATTATAATTATATTTGATGTAATTTTTAATTACACAAATTGTTAGTAACACTTTCTATAAAAAATTACGCTTTAATAGACCATTTAAATGTGTCTTTTACCAATGGTTTTACGGTAATAACCGGAGAAACTGGCGCGGGTAAATCTATCTTATTAGGTGGTTTAGCATTGGTGCTAGGTAAGCGAGCAGATTTATCATCATTAAGAGACAAGGAAAAAAAATGTGTTATAGAGGCAGAGTTCTCTATAGGAAAATACAATCTTAAGTCTTTTTTTAATGATAATGATGTGGATTATGAAGAACACACTATTATTAGGAGAGAGATACTGCCAAGTGGCAAGTCTAGAGCTTTTATTAATGATTCTCCTGTTAGGTTAGCAACTTTAACCACTTTAGGAGATGGTTTAATAGATGTTCACTCTCAAAACCAAACGCTACAATTAGGAGATAATGCTTATCAATTTAAAGTAATAGATGGTTTAGCTTCTAATGCAGATCTTTTAGCTATTTATGAAAAAGATTTGCGTTCATTTAAAAAGGAAACCAAAGCATTAGAGTTACTGCTACAAGAAAAACAAGATGGTATTAAAGAACATGATTATAATACTTTTTTGTTAAGTGAGTTAGAAAGTGCGCCTTTAAAAGAAGGAATTTTAGAAGAATTAGAAGAGCAGTACGAGCAGCTTAATAATGTAGAAAACATTATGGAGCACTTGTCTAAAGGACACCAGTTAATTTCTGATGAGCAAGTTGGTATTTTAAATTTATTAACAGAATTAAAACAAGCATCTAGCAAATTGGCAGGTTTTGGTTCGCAATTCACAAGTTTAAACGATCGTGTACAATCTGTTTTTATAGAGGTTGATGATATTTTTGAGGAGTTTGAAAGTTTAGAGAATAGCGTAGAAGCTAATCCTAAATTGCTTGAAGAGGTAAACGCTAAATTGCAACTGTTGTACGATTTGCAAAAAAAGCACGGTGTTTTAGAGATTG containing:
- a CDS encoding outer membrane protein assembly factor BamD encodes the protein MKKILPLLLLVLVLGSCSEYQKVLKNQDIKAKYEMAEKFYNEGDFKRANRLFEQITPKYVGKPQGERVMFFNANSYYEIRMYNDAGYHFERFIKAYPRSEKVQEASFMGAKSYAHLSRNYSLDQTDTDKALLKMQNFINTYPDSEYLAEANEIAAKLITKKEKKSIEIAKQFTKLGEFYDLEYSISAIKALENFMIDNPGSIYKEEALYYKTLAAYNLAINSHPYKKEERLKNANEAYGKLMKTFPETEFAKKANNMKEKIDKELQNYSK
- the coaBC gene encoding bifunctional phosphopantothenoylcysteine decarboxylase/phosphopantothenate--cysteine ligase CoaBC, giving the protein MLGGKNILLGITGGIAAYKTTFLVRLLIKAGANVKVILTDSASSFVSPLTLATLSKNPVLTSFVSEGKEEGISWNNHVEMGLWADLMVIAPATANTLSKMANGVCDNLLLATYLSAKCPVFFAPAMDLDMYKHPSTLASFDKLNSFGNIMIPAGEGELASGLHGEGRMAEPEDIVQHLKQFLNTGLPLSGKKVIITAGPTYEAIDPVRFIGNHSSGKMGYELALAAANKGAKVVLVSGPSHLTISHDNVTLVRVKSADEMYDEVHKHYAHFDIAICAAAVADYKPKTIADQKIKKNDAEMQITLVKNKDILFSLGEQKKHQFLVGFALETQNEVENATKKLKKKNLDIIILNSLNDTGAGFGKSTNKISIIDKKLNIKTFKLKTKADVALDIVNEIIIKTNV
- a CDS encoding type IX secretion system protein PorD; the protein is MYKFIIAFFCFAIFSTATAQELNCTVTVNSDQVGQTNQQVFKTLERALNDFMNKTKWTNRIYKEQERVNSRMFITVTEYSSNSFKANIQIQSSRPVFNTSYETPIFNYKDNQFNFNYIEFQPLVYNQNTFDSNLVGVMSYYAYVMLGLDADSFALEGGTEHFKKAQGIVTQAQGSSAAGWSQSSSERTRFELVDNILSNAYREYRVAMYNYHRKGMDVLADNNSTGKQVISGTIRLLSTIAKRRTNAFVLQTFFDAKSDEIVSIFSDGPKMDVVKLKEVLNTAAPFYSSTWNKIKY
- the recN gene encoding DNA repair protein RecN; translated protein: MLVTLSIKNYALIDHLNVSFTNGFTVITGETGAGKSILLGGLALVLGKRADLSSLRDKEKKCVIEAEFSIGKYNLKSFFNDNDVDYEEHTIIRREILPSGKSRAFINDSPVRLATLTTLGDGLIDVHSQNQTLQLGDNAYQFKVIDGLASNADLLAIYEKDLRSFKKETKALELLLQEKQDGIKEHDYNTFLLSELESAPLKEGILEELEEQYEQLNNVENIMEHLSKGHQLISDEQVGILNLLTELKQASSKLAGFGSQFTSLNDRVQSVFIEVDDIFEEFESLENSVEANPKLLEEVNAKLQLLYDLQKKHGVLEIEELLKIKEELAVKVDATENIDATIKAKEAEIEAKEKALNTICAKISKQRKAIVPELKKQLEAILESLGMPSAEFKIEINAAQSFMYNGKDELVFQFSANKGSAFGELKKVASGGELSRIMLAIKAVLAKYEDLPTLMFDEIDTGVSGEISNRMGVIMQEMSSSMQIFSITHLPQVASKGNHHYKVYKEDKNNVTHTQMKQLTTEERVVELAEMLGGKDLSDSAIAHARQLLN
- a CDS encoding DNA-directed RNA polymerase subunit omega → MNMNDLKNSKAAVSTTTINKNEFDAGTGNIYEAISIVSKRAIQINSDIKKELLEKLEEFATYNDSLDEIFENKEQIEVSKFYEKLPKPHALAVTEWLEDRIYHRNTAKDS